A genomic stretch from Caldicellulosiruptoraceae bacterium PP1 includes:
- the prfB gene encoding peptide chain release factor 2 (programmed frameshift) yields the protein MKGEFLLVQFEELLQSVEQLRSDFEEVGFLFDIDIVKKELDQLEKKTHENDFWQDVENSQKVLQNIKRLKDKIDGYEELYKKWSDLKELILLCIDEKNDEMYTDLNIEYKQISRRLEELKLQTLLSGPYDKNNAILSIHSGAGGTEAQDWVEMLLRMYTRWANTKGFKVETLDLLPGDEAGIKSVTIRIVGENAYGFLKSEKGVHRLVRISPFDAAGRRHTSFAAVEVLPEVEDDTDIIIKDEELEIDTYRASGAGGQHVNKTESAVRIKHIPTGIVVTCQNERSQHKNRETAMKILKAKLFELKEKEQREKMNLIKGEQTDIGWGNQIRSYVFCPYTLVKDHRTNAEVGNVQSVMDGDIDIFINAYLKMYKNEEVM from the exons ATGAAAGGGGAGTTTTTGTTGGTTCAATTTGAGGAGTTATTACAAAGTGTTGAACAACTAAGAAGTGATTTTGAAGAAGTG GGGTTTCTCTTTGACATAGACATTGTAAAAAAAGAACTAGATCAATTAGAAAAGAAAACTCATGAAAATGATTTTTGGCAAGATGTAGAGAATTCACAAAAGGTTCTTCAAAATATCAAAAGATTAAAAGATAAAATAGATGGGTATGAAGAATTATATAAGAAATGGTCTGACCTTAAAGAGTTAATTCTGCTTTGTATAGATGAAAAAAATGATGAAATGTATACTGATTTAAATATAGAATATAAACAAATATCAAGAAGGTTAGAAGAACTAAAATTACAAACCTTATTAAGCGGTCCTTATGATAAGAATAATGCTATTTTATCTATACATTCCGGTGCAGGAGGAACAGAAGCTCAAGATTGGGTTGAGATGCTTTTAAGGATGTATACAAGATGGGCTAATACAAAAGGCTTTAAGGTAGAAACATTAGATTTACTACCGGGTGACGAAGCTGGAATAAAAAGTGTTACTATTAGAATAGTTGGTGAAAATGCCTATGGATTTTTAAAATCAGAAAAAGGTGTGCATAGATTAGTTAGAATCTCACCTTTTGATGCAGCTGGAAGAAGACATACATCTTTTGCAGCAGTTGAGGTTTTACCAGAAGTAGAAGATGATACAGATATTATAATAAAAGATGAAGAACTTGAAATAGACACATATAGGGCTTCAGGAGCAGGTGGCCAGCATGTTAATAAAACTGAATCTGCTGTAAGAATAAAACATATACCCACAGGAATTGTTGTTACATGCCAAAACGAGAGATCACAGCACAAAAATAGAGAAACTGCAATGAAAATATTAAAAGCAAAGCTTTTCGAACTGAAAGAAAAAGAACAAAGAGAAAAGATGAACTTAATCAAAGGCGAACAAACTGACATAGGATGGGGAAATCAAATTAGATCATATGTATTTTGCCCATATACGTTAGTAAAAGATCATAGAACTAATGCAGAAGTTGGAAATGTTCAGAGCGTAATGGATGGAGACATAGATATTTTTATTAATGCTTACCTCAAAATGTATAAAAATGAGGAGGTTATGTAA
- the secA gene encoding preprotein translocase subunit SecA — MLKFVEKLFGSYSDREVKRILPIVDEIERLSKEYEKLSDAELRQKTEIFKERLNNGETLDDILPEAYATVREAAFRTLKMRHFRVQLIGGIVLHQGRIAEMKTGEGKTLVATLPAYLNALTGKGVHIVTVNDYLANRDAEWMGPIYKFLGLSVGVIVHGLDATQRRQAYNSDITYGTNNEFGFDYLRDNMAIYKEELVQRELNFAIVDEVDSILIDEARTPLIISGPAEKSTDLYKRADNFARRLKPFYYNSDDDKTMPDTTGYDYIVNEKRHTVSLTEEGIKKAEKYFGLTNLADPDNATINHHIIQALKAHGLMKRDRDYVVKDGEVIIVDEFTGRLMYGRRFSEGLHQAIEAKEGVKIERESRTLATITFQNYFRLYNKLSGMTGTAKTEEQEFREIYKLDVIEIPTNKPMIRIDHPDLIYKTEKAKFEAIVNEIEKTNHKGQPVLVGTISIEKSEILSDMLKKRGIKHEVLNAKYHDKEAMIIAQAGQKGAVTIATNMAGRGTDIVLGEGVAQLGGLKIIGTERHESRRIDNQLRGRSGRQGDPGESRFYVSLEDDLMRLFGSERVKNMIESLGFPDDQPIEHRLLTDAIEKAQKRVESRNFEVRKHVLQYDDVLNRQRELIYSQRRKVLEGENLKEYILNMIDELIEYKIKIYTGETPHQDEWDINGLLQDLKTIFLTDEIDETKVLKMTKDELKQELINIAKERYSKKENEVGQLMRELERVVLLKVVDTHWMDHIDAMDQLREGIGLRSLGQRDPVIEYKFEGFEMFDQMIKKIQEDTLRIIINAHIENLPQRERVVSETYENAPTDGVSRKPIVKNQKVGRNDPCPCGSGKKYKKCCGAI, encoded by the coding sequence ATGCTTAAATTTGTTGAAAAATTATTTGGAAGTTATAGTGATAGAGAAGTAAAAAGAATATTACCAATAGTTGATGAGATAGAAAGATTAAGCAAAGAATATGAAAAACTGTCAGATGCTGAATTAAGACAGAAAACAGAGATTTTCAAAGAAAGGCTTAATAATGGAGAGACACTTGATGATATTTTACCAGAAGCTTATGCAACTGTTAGAGAAGCGGCGTTTAGAACATTAAAAATGAGGCATTTCAGAGTTCAGCTTATTGGTGGTATAGTACTTCACCAAGGCAGAATAGCTGAGATGAAAACTGGTGAAGGGAAAACTTTAGTTGCCACCTTACCTGCTTATCTTAATGCTTTAACTGGTAAAGGCGTTCATATAGTTACCGTAAATGACTATTTAGCAAATAGAGATGCTGAGTGGATGGGGCCAATTTATAAGTTCTTAGGTCTATCAGTAGGTGTAATTGTTCATGGACTTGATGCAACTCAAAGAAGGCAAGCATATAATTCAGATATAACTTATGGAACAAACAATGAATTTGGCTTTGATTATCTACGAGATAACATGGCAATTTATAAAGAAGAATTAGTTCAACGAGAATTAAACTTTGCTATTGTTGACGAGGTTGATTCAATCTTAATTGATGAAGCAAGGACTCCTCTTATTATTTCTGGTCCTGCAGAAAAATCTACTGATTTGTACAAAAGAGCCGATAATTTTGCAAGAAGGTTAAAACCTTTTTATTATAACAGTGATGATGATAAAACAATGCCAGATACAACTGGCTATGATTATATTGTTAATGAGAAGAGACATACTGTATCACTTACAGAAGAGGGTATCAAAAAAGCTGAGAAATATTTTGGACTTACAAATTTAGCTGATCCGGATAATGCAACAATTAATCACCATATTATACAAGCATTAAAAGCTCATGGGCTTATGAAGAGAGATAGAGACTATGTTGTAAAAGATGGAGAAGTTATCATTGTTGATGAGTTTACCGGAAGGCTTATGTACGGACGTAGATTTTCAGAAGGGCTTCATCAAGCTATTGAAGCAAAAGAAGGAGTTAAAATTGAAAGAGAAAGTAGAACATTAGCTACAATTACTTTCCAAAATTATTTTAGATTATATAACAAGCTTTCAGGTATGACTGGTACTGCAAAAACTGAAGAACAAGAATTTAGAGAAATTTATAAATTAGATGTAATAGAAATTCCAACAAATAAACCAATGATAAGAATTGATCACCCAGATTTGATATATAAAACAGAAAAAGCAAAATTTGAAGCTATTGTTAACGAAATTGAAAAAACTAATCATAAAGGCCAACCAGTTTTAGTTGGAACAATTTCTATTGAAAAATCTGAGATTTTAAGTGATATGCTGAAAAAACGAGGAATAAAGCATGAAGTTTTAAATGCCAAATATCATGATAAAGAAGCAATGATTATAGCACAAGCAGGTCAAAAAGGTGCTGTAACAATTGCAACAAATATGGCTGGTAGAGGTACAGATATAGTTTTAGGTGAAGGTGTAGCTCAATTGGGAGGACTTAAAATTATTGGTACAGAACGCCATGAAAGTAGAAGAATTGATAATCAGTTAAGAGGAAGATCTGGTCGTCAAGGTGATCCTGGTGAATCAAGATTTTATGTATCACTCGAAGATGATTTAATGAGGCTATTTGGTTCTGAACGTGTAAAGAATATGATTGAATCTTTAGGCTTTCCAGATGACCAACCTATTGAACATAGGCTTTTAACAGATGCTATTGAGAAAGCTCAAAAAAGGGTAGAATCAAGAAACTTTGAAGTTCGTAAGCATGTGCTTCAATATGACGATGTTCTAAATAGACAAAGAGAGCTTATTTATTCGCAAAGACGAAAGGTTTTAGAAGGTGAAAACCTTAAAGAATATATTCTTAATATGATTGATGAACTAATCGAATATAAAATTAAAATATATACTGGAGAGACTCCACATCAAGATGAGTGGGATATTAACGGTTTATTACAAGATTTGAAAACAATATTTTTAACTGACGAGATTGATGAAACAAAAGTACTTAAAATGACAAAAGATGAACTTAAGCAAGAATTAATTAATATTGCAAAAGAAAGATATAGCAAAAAGGAAAATGAAGTTGGACAATTAATGAGGGAACTAGAAAGGGTTGTGTTATTAAAAGTAGTTGATACACATTGGATGGATCATATTGATGCAATGGATCAACTAAGAGAAGGAATTGGATTAAGATCTTTGGGGCAAAGGGATCCTGTTATTGAATATAAATTTGAAGGTTTTGAAATGTTTGACCAAATGATAAAAAAGATACAGGAAGATACTTTAAGGATTATTATTAATGCTCATATTGAAAATCTACCTCAAAGAGAAAGAGTTGTTTCAGAAACTTATGAAAATGCACCAACTGATGGAGTTTCTAGGAAACCAATTGTTAAAAATCAAAAAGTGGGAAGAAATGATCCATGTCCTTGTGGCAGTGGAAAAAAATATAAAAAATGTTGCGGTGCTATTTAA
- the hpf gene encoding ribosome hibernation-promoting factor, HPF/YfiA family, with protein MKFIISGKNIEITNALRERVEKKLSKLEKYIKKDVDVHVTLSVEKIRHIIEVTIPFYGMILRAEEESTDMYSAIDLVIESLERQIRKYKTKISKRTKEAESLRYITSIDFEEEEQTEDFIIAKTKKFPIKPMSVEEAILEMNLVGHNFFVFLNGDTEKVNVVYKRNDGAYGLIEPEY; from the coding sequence ATGAAATTCATTATAAGTGGTAAAAATATTGAAATCACAAATGCACTAAGAGAAAGGGTTGAAAAGAAATTATCCAAACTTGAAAAGTATATTAAAAAAGATGTTGATGTTCATGTAACATTAAGTGTGGAAAAAATAAGGCATATAATAGAGGTTACAATACCGTTTTATGGAATGATATTAAGAGCTGAAGAGGAAAGTACAGATATGTATTCTGCTATAGATTTAGTTATCGAAAGCTTGGAAAGACAAATAAGAAAATATAAAACAAAGATAAGTAAAAGGACAAAAGAAGCTGAATCACTAAGATATATAACTTCTATTGATTTTGAAGAAGAGGAACAAACAGAAGATTTTATTATTGCAAAAACAAAAAAATTTCCAATAAAACCCATGAGTGTGGAAGAAGCGATATTAGAAATGAACCTAGTTGGTCATAATTTCTTTGTATTTTTGAATGGTGACACAGAAAAGGTAAATGTTGTATATAAACGAAATGATGGAGCATATGGACTTATTGAACCTGAATATTAA
- a CDS encoding zinc-ribbon domain containing protein, whose protein sequence is MYQDKVLVCKDCGREFVFTAGEQEFYAEKGFKNEPSRCKDCRDQRKSMQRREARPQQKRELFDAVCSACGKETKVPFRPRNDRPIYCSDCFAKVKATN, encoded by the coding sequence ATGTATCAAGACAAAGTTTTAGTATGTAAAGATTGCGGAAGAGAATTTGTTTTCACAGCAGGTGAACAAGAATTCTACGCAGAAAAGGGGTTCAAAAACGAACCATCAAGATGTAAAGATTGCAGAGATCAAAGAAAGTCAATGCAAAGACGCGAGGCAAGACCACAACAAAAGAGAGAACTTTTTGATGCTGTATGCAGTGCATGCGGAAAAGAAACAAAGGTTCCATTTAGACCACGTAATGATAGACCAATTTACTGCAGCGATTGCTTCGCAAAAGTAAAAGCTACAAATTAA
- the fusA gene encoding elongation factor G produces MKEYAPQFIKNVALLGHGGDGKTILTDALLFNAKCTDRIGKTEDGTTVSDFDPEEIKRRISISTTVEPFEWNDYKINILDTPGYFDFIGEVFEALQVADSCLLLVGAKTGVQVGTEKAWEYAEERQKPLMFFVNKMDEDNANFDKVLSQLVDTFGNKVIPIQYPIIENGKFLGLVDIVSNKAFLFENNSVKEAAIPDRLIDKIEEYKNALIEASVENDEMLMEKYFAGETISQDELITGLKTGIITRSVFPVTCGSALKNIGIKELMNIISNLLPSANDGMKLKAIDIKTNNEIQVEINEKAPLCAFVFKTIADPFVGKITFIKVLSGVLKADSVVFNSSTEKQEKISQVMIIRGKKQIPVNELKAGDIGILTKLQNTNTNDTLYDPSRPLRVNPIEFPKPWLMLAIEPKSKGDEEKISSGLHRLTEEDLTFRIEKNVETGQNIIYGIGDQHIDVIVSKLKAKFGVSVNLSDPKVPYRETIRKKVKMEGKHKKQTGGHGQYGHVWIEFEPGPTEDLTFEEKIFGGAVPKQYIPAVEKGLRECIKKGVLAGFPVINLKAVLVDGSYHPVDSSELAFKVATSIAYKKGLAQANPVLLEPIMKVSVIVPDDYTGDIMGDLNRRRGRVHGMEPHEKNMQVVEAEVPLAEMFKYATELRSMTQGRGSFSMEFLRYEEVPANIAHKVIEAAKANLQEEEEE; encoded by the coding sequence ATGAAAGAATATGCTCCACAATTTATCAAAAACGTTGCTTTACTTGGGCATGGTGGCGATGGAAAAACAATACTTACTGATGCACTTTTATTTAATGCTAAATGCACTGATAGAATAGGCAAAACAGAAGATGGAACAACTGTATCAGATTTTGATCCTGAAGAGATAAAAAGAAGAATATCAATTTCTACAACTGTTGAACCATTTGAATGGAACGACTACAAAATAAATATACTTGATACACCTGGCTATTTTGACTTTATTGGTGAAGTATTTGAAGCCCTTCAAGTTGCAGATTCATGTCTTTTGTTAGTAGGTGCTAAGACAGGAGTACAAGTTGGAACAGAAAAGGCATGGGAGTATGCTGAAGAAAGACAAAAACCACTAATGTTTTTTGTTAATAAAATGGATGAAGACAATGCTAACTTTGATAAGGTATTAAGTCAATTAGTAGATACTTTTGGGAATAAAGTAATACCAATTCAATACCCAATTATTGAAAATGGCAAATTTTTAGGATTAGTTGATATAGTTTCCAACAAGGCATTTTTGTTTGAAAATAACTCTGTCAAGGAGGCAGCAATTCCTGACAGATTAATTGATAAAATTGAAGAATATAAAAATGCTTTGATAGAGGCTTCTGTTGAAAATGATGAGATGCTAATGGAGAAATATTTCGCAGGTGAAACTATATCTCAAGATGAGCTAATTACTGGACTAAAAACAGGAATAATTACACGATCAGTTTTTCCAGTTACATGTGGTTCAGCTTTAAAAAATATTGGCATTAAGGAACTTATGAATATAATAAGTAATTTATTACCTTCTGCAAATGATGGAATGAAATTAAAAGCAATAGATATCAAAACTAATAATGAAATACAAGTTGAAATAAATGAGAAAGCTCCTCTTTGTGCCTTTGTATTTAAAACAATTGCAGATCCATTTGTAGGAAAGATTACATTTATCAAAGTGTTAAGTGGGGTTTTGAAAGCTGATTCTGTTGTATTTAATTCATCAACAGAAAAACAAGAGAAAATTTCCCAGGTAATGATTATAAGAGGCAAAAAACAAATACCAGTAAACGAGCTCAAAGCAGGTGATATAGGTATATTAACAAAACTTCAAAATACTAATACTAATGATACTTTATATGATCCATCTCGACCACTTAGAGTTAATCCAATTGAATTTCCAAAACCATGGCTTATGCTTGCAATTGAACCAAAATCAAAAGGCGATGAAGAAAAGATTTCATCAGGCCTTCATAGGTTAACTGAAGAAGATTTAACATTTAGAATCGAAAAGAATGTTGAAACAGGCCAAAATATTATATATGGAATAGGTGATCAACATATTGATGTAATTGTTTCAAAGCTTAAAGCAAAGTTTGGAGTATCAGTAAATCTTTCAGACCCTAAAGTTCCATATAGAGAGACAATACGTAAGAAGGTCAAAATGGAAGGAAAGCATAAAAAGCAGACAGGTGGTCATGGACAATATGGCCATGTATGGATAGAATTTGAACCAGGCCCCACCGAAGACCTCACTTTTGAAGAGAAAATATTTGGTGGTGCAGTACCAAAACAATACATCCCTGCAGTTGAAAAAGGCTTAAGAGAATGCATTAAGAAAGGAGTTTTAGCAGGTTTTCCTGTTATCAATCTTAAAGCTGTTCTAGTTGATGGTTCATACCATCCAGTTGATTCATCAGAACTTGCATTTAAGGTTGCAACATCCATTGCTTATAAAAAAGGATTAGCACAGGCAAATCCGGTATTACTTGAACCTATTATGAAGGTAAGTGTTATTGTACCTGATGATTATACTGGAGATATAATGGGGGATCTTAATAGAAGACGTGGAAGAGTTCATGGAATGGAACCGCATGAGAAAAACATGCAAGTAGTAGAAGCAGAAGTGCCACTTGCTGAGATGTTTAAATATGCAACCGAATTAAGATCTATGACACAGGGACGAGGAAGCTTTTCAATGGAATTTTTAAGATATGAAGAGGTTCCAGCAAATATTGCTCATAAAGTTATAGAAGCAGCTAAAGCAAATTTACAAGAAGAAGAGGAAGAATAA
- a CDS encoding HD-GYP domain-containing protein, with protein sequence MKKVRLNEVNEGMRVARDIFANNGKLLIPEGFILKSSHINKLKEYDIEYIYIFDQIEENYILEEVIYHETFRTVQDLMISAKNGYALDTDVAKEVVNDVVDKIIENEDIFLKIIGFRDVDNYTYFHSVDVCVFSAIIGKILDFDKKRIENIALAALFHDFGKMKIGPEILNKPTKLSDDEYEEIKKHTIYGYQLIKQMGEVSEEVAEGALLHHEKLDGSGYPLKLKGDKIPLIAKIITIADVYDALTADRVYKKKIVPTKAADYLLKYSGIYFDGTIVHRFINHVVQYPKGCFVVLNTGEIAIVYEENPFNKTRPIIKVVSRNSGPPVFKPYYVDLAVDSTREIIDVVNY encoded by the coding sequence TTGAAAAAGGTTAGATTAAATGAAGTTAATGAAGGTATGAGGGTTGCCAGAGATATATTTGCAAATAATGGTAAACTTTTGATTCCTGAAGGCTTTATATTAAAATCAAGTCATATAAACAAACTAAAAGAATATGATATAGAGTATATCTACATATTTGACCAAATAGAAGAAAATTATATATTAGAAGAAGTTATATACCATGAAACCTTTAGAACAGTTCAAGATTTAATGATTTCTGCAAAAAATGGTTATGCTTTAGATACTGATGTTGCAAAAGAAGTAGTTAATGATGTTGTTGATAAAATAATAGAAAATGAAGACATTTTTTTAAAGATTATTGGTTTTAGAGATGTTGATAACTATACATATTTTCATTCAGTAGATGTATGTGTTTTTTCTGCTATAATAGGTAAAATACTCGATTTCGATAAAAAAAGAATTGAAAATATAGCATTAGCTGCACTTTTTCATGATTTTGGTAAAATGAAAATTGGTCCTGAAATTTTAAATAAACCAACTAAACTTTCTGATGATGAATACGAGGAAATCAAAAAACATACAATATACGGATATCAATTGATAAAGCAAATGGGAGAAGTATCTGAAGAAGTTGCAGAGGGGGCACTTTTGCATCATGAAAAGTTAGATGGAAGTGGTTATCCTTTAAAATTAAAAGGTGATAAAATCCCATTAATTGCTAAAATAATTACCATTGCAGACGTTTATGATGCTCTTACTGCTGATAGGGTTTATAAGAAAAAAATTGTTCCAACAAAGGCTGCTGACTATCTATTAAAATATTCAGGAATTTACTTTGATGGAACAATTGTTCATAGATTTATTAACCATGTCGTTCAATATCCTAAAGGATGTTTTGTTGTTTTAAATACTGGTGAAATAGCAATAGTATATGAAGAAAATCCATTTAATAAAACTAGACCAATAATAAAAGTGGTCTCAAGAAACTCTGGACCACCTGTATTTAAGCCTTATTATGTGGATTTAGCTGTTGATTCAACAAGAGAAATTATTGATGTTGTGAATTACTAA
- the tsaD gene encoding tRNA (adenosine(37)-N6)-threonylcarbamoyltransferase complex transferase subunit TsaD: MLVLGIESSCDETSAAIVEDGRNVLSNIVYSQIDIHTQFGGVVPEIASRKHVEKISYVVDKCIKDAKISINDIDVISATYGPGLVGSLLVGLSFAKGLSYSLKKPFVGVNHVEGHIFANFLTHKDLEPPLIVLVVSGGHTNILVMERYNNYKVYGKTRDDAVGEAFDKIARYLNLGYPGGPIIDKLAKDGNENRYIYPDANLENPYDFSFSGLKSAVINHINTMKQKKEDFKVEDVVASFQKTAVNTLIKRVINLCFETGIKKVAIAGGVAANTKLRQELLNSCLNNDIKLYIPEIKYCTDNAAMIASNGYFKYINGEENSLSINAVPYISLVSKNSI, encoded by the coding sequence ATGCTTGTTCTTGGAATTGAATCATCATGTGATGAAACTTCTGCTGCTATTGTAGAAGATGGAAGAAATGTATTATCAAATATTGTGTATTCTCAAATTGATATACACACTCAGTTTGGTGGAGTTGTTCCTGAGATTGCTTCACGAAAACATGTTGAAAAGATATCTTATGTTGTTGATAAATGTATAAAAGATGCTAAAATCAGTATAAATGATATAGATGTAATTTCAGCTACTTATGGCCCTGGATTAGTAGGTTCACTTTTAGTAGGTTTATCATTTGCAAAAGGATTAAGTTATTCATTAAAAAAGCCTTTTGTTGGAGTAAATCATGTTGAAGGTCATATTTTTGCAAATTTTTTGACACATAAAGATTTAGAGCCTCCATTAATTGTACTTGTTGTTTCGGGTGGGCATACCAATATACTTGTAATGGAAAGATATAATAACTATAAAGTTTATGGGAAAACACGAGATGATGCAGTTGGTGAAGCTTTTGATAAGATAGCAAGGTATTTAAATTTAGGATATCCAGGTGGTCCAATAATTGATAAATTAGCTAAAGATGGCAATGAAAATAGGTATATATATCCTGACGCTAATTTAGAAAATCCTTATGATTTTAGCTTTAGTGGATTAAAATCAGCAGTTATAAATCATATAAATACTATGAAACAGAAAAAAGAAGATTTTAAAGTTGAAGATGTTGTTGCTTCATTTCAAAAGACTGCGGTAAATACTCTTATTAAAAGAGTAATTAATTTATGTTTTGAGACAGGTATTAAAAAGGTAGCAATTGCAGGTGGTGTTGCTGCAAATACAAAATTAAGGCAAGAACTGTTAAATTCCTGCCTTAATAATGATATTAAGCTTTATATTCCAGAAATTAAATATTGCACAGATAATGCTGCTATGATAGCATCAAATGGATACTTTAAATATATTAATGGTGAAGAAAACAGTCTCTCAATTAATGCAGTCCCATATATAAGTTTGGTAAGTAAGAATAGTATTTAG
- the uppP gene encoding undecaprenyl-diphosphatase UppP, producing MSIIQATILGILQGLGEFLPISSSAHLIIFPWLLGWKEHSLVFDVALHLGTLVAVLGYFWKDFFEIILNGLTKPKSEKGKLLWFIIIATIPGAIFGFLLENTVENVFRVQYLLIAIVLALFGVILYYADKKGKNTISLDKLNIFHAFFIGLSQAFAIFPGISRSGITMTTGLFLGLKKETAAKFSFLMSAPIIFGAGVLQLAKNITEIRHELTPFIIGFLVSCFVGFFAIHFLLNFVKKAGFKVFSYYRFILALIIIVVYIVR from the coding sequence TTGAGCATAATTCAAGCTACTATTTTAGGAATTCTTCAAGGTTTAGGTGAGTTTTTACCAATTTCAAGTTCAGCTCACCTTATTATCTTTCCATGGCTTTTGGGTTGGAAAGAACATTCTTTAGTCTTTGATGTAGCTCTCCATTTAGGAACACTTGTAGCAGTTTTAGGTTACTTTTGGAAGGATTTTTTTGAAATAATTTTGAATGGTTTAACAAAGCCAAAATCTGAAAAAGGAAAGCTTCTGTGGTTTATTATTATAGCTACAATACCAGGAGCTATTTTTGGATTTTTACTTGAAAACACAGTTGAAAATGTTTTTAGAGTTCAATATCTTCTAATTGCTATAGTATTAGCGTTATTTGGTGTTATTCTTTATTATGCTGATAAAAAAGGTAAAAATACTATTTCATTAGATAAGTTAAATATCTTTCATGCTTTTTTTATCGGTTTATCACAAGCTTTTGCAATATTCCCTGGTATTTCTCGTTCAGGTATTACAATGACAACTGGATTGTTTTTGGGACTTAAAAAAGAAACTGCTGCAAAATTTTCATTTTTGATGTCAGCGCCAATTATTTTTGGAGCTGGTGTTTTACAGTTGGCAAAAAACATAACAGAAATAAGGCATGAATTAACTCCATTTATTATTGGATTTTTAGTATCATGTTTTGTCGGTTTTTTTGCAATACATTTTCTACTTAATTTTGTTAAAAAAGCTGGTTTTAAGGTGTTTTCATACTACAGATTTATTTTAGCTTTGATTATTATTGTTGTGTATATTGTTAGATAA